The following proteins come from a genomic window of Flavobacterium crocinum:
- a CDS encoding ABC transporter permease yields the protein MFSKDNWDEILQALTANVFRTVLTAFGVFWGIFILVILLAAGNGLENGVKKGFDGIATNTMFMWSQTTSKAYKGLPKTRRYDFRNSDVAALKQAIPDLLYVSPRNQLGDFNGTNNVVRGTKTSAFTIYGDYPELIKQQPMDIIKGRFVNQQDINERRKVAVIGKGVISELYGKEEESVGTYIKINGINFMVVGVYASKQQGGNAEQEQKNIFIPFTTFQQAFNYGDKVGWMALTANDESSITELKPKILEIIKALHSVNPTDERAVGNFDLYEQFNKVQSLFNILKVIAYFVGTLVLISGVIGISNIMLIVVKERTKEIGIRRALGATPGAIRSQILSESIFLTIISGMLGIAVATGIIALLNMALDSMPPGGNTMFANPSVDLRVVFVALLILVGSGLLAGFIPAQTAINVKPVDALRTE from the coding sequence ATGTTTAGCAAAGATAATTGGGACGAAATTTTACAAGCTTTAACAGCAAACGTATTCAGAACGGTTCTGACCGCTTTTGGGGTGTTTTGGGGAATATTCATTTTGGTAATATTGCTGGCAGCAGGTAATGGATTAGAAAACGGTGTTAAGAAAGGTTTTGACGGAATAGCAACTAATACAATGTTTATGTGGAGTCAAACCACTTCTAAAGCATATAAAGGTCTGCCTAAAACACGTCGTTATGATTTTAGAAACAGTGATGTTGCCGCTTTAAAGCAGGCAATTCCTGATTTATTATATGTTTCTCCCCGAAATCAGCTTGGAGATTTCAATGGAACTAATAATGTGGTAAGAGGAACGAAAACCTCGGCTTTTACAATTTATGGAGATTATCCTGAATTGATAAAACAACAGCCAATGGATATTATTAAAGGACGTTTTGTAAATCAGCAGGATATTAATGAAAGACGAAAAGTAGCTGTTATTGGGAAAGGAGTTATTAGCGAACTTTATGGTAAAGAAGAAGAGTCTGTTGGTACATACATAAAAATCAATGGTATTAATTTTATGGTTGTCGGAGTTTATGCTTCTAAGCAGCAAGGAGGAAATGCAGAACAGGAACAAAAAAATATTTTTATTCCTTTTACTACTTTTCAACAAGCTTTTAATTATGGAGATAAAGTTGGCTGGATGGCGCTTACTGCAAATGACGAATCATCGATTACAGAATTAAAACCTAAAATATTAGAAATTATTAAAGCGTTACATTCTGTAAATCCTACAGATGAAAGAGCAGTAGGGAATTTTGATTTATACGAACAGTTTAATAAAGTACAGAGTTTATTTAACATTCTAAAAGTAATTGCTTATTTCGTAGGTACTTTGGTTTTGATTTCGGGCGTAATCGGAATTTCTAATATTATGCTTATTGTAGTTAAAGAACGTACAAAAGAAATTGGTATCAGAAGAGCTTTGGGAGCAACACCCGGAGCTATTAGAAGTCAGATATTATCAGAATCAATATTTTTGACTATTATTTCAGGTATGCTTGGAATTGCAGTTGCAACCGGAATTATCGCACTTTTAAATATGGCACTCGATTCGATGCCGCCGGGAGGTAATACCATGTTTGCCAATCCAAGTGTAGATTTACGAGTAGTATTTGTGGCATTATTAATATTGGTGGGATCCGGTTTGCTTGCGGGATTTATTCCTGCACAAACGGCAATCAATGTGAAGCCTGTAGATGCATTAAGAACAGAATAA
- a CDS encoding ABC transporter ATP-binding protein has protein sequence MIEIKDLHKSYKMGSSELHVLKGINFNIEEGELVAIMGSSGSGKSTLLNILGILDEADSGSYILDKTPIKKLNETLASKYRNKFLGFVFQSFNLINYKTALDNVAMPLYYQGIKRKERYEIAMRYLEKVGLGSHSHHLPSELSGGQKQRVAIARALASNPKVLLADEPTGALDTKTSYEVMELIQGINDEGKTILIVTHEPDIAAMCKRNVVLKDGLIIDDKKVEQVRASSYV, from the coding sequence ATGATCGAAATCAAAGATTTGCACAAGTCCTATAAGATGGGAAGTTCAGAATTACACGTACTAAAAGGTATTAATTTTAATATTGAAGAAGGTGAATTAGTTGCGATCATGGGATCATCTGGTTCTGGTAAATCTACACTTCTAAATATATTAGGAATATTAGATGAAGCCGATTCCGGAAGTTATATTTTAGATAAAACTCCAATCAAAAAATTAAACGAAACTCTTGCTTCAAAATATAGAAACAAATTCTTGGGGTTTGTTTTTCAGTCTTTTAATTTGATTAATTATAAAACAGCATTGGATAATGTTGCAATGCCATTGTATTATCAGGGAATTAAAAGAAAAGAGCGTTATGAGATCGCTATGAGATATTTGGAAAAAGTAGGTCTGGGATCTCATTCACATCACTTGCCGAGCGAACTTTCAGGAGGTCAGAAACAACGTGTGGCTATCGCAAGAGCATTAGCTTCCAATCCGAAAGTTTTACTGGCAGATGAGCCTACGGGAGCATTGGATACTAAAACTTCTTATGAAGTGATGGAACTGATTCAGGGAATTAATGATGAAGGTAAAACGATTCTGATTGTTACTCACGAACCTGATATTGCCGCAATGTGCAAAAGAAACGTGGTCCTGAAAGATGGATTAATTATCGACGATAAAAAAGTAGAACAAGTTAGAGCTTCGTCTTATGTTTAA
- a CDS encoding TolC family protein yields MKINKYNSLVFAMLFGFGLTGQAQSKQWTLEECVRYALENNITIKLTELDLKSAAIDKKGAIGNYLPSVNANASHSWNIGLNQNITTGLLENQTTQYSSVGASVGVDIYKGLQNQNNLRRANLSIVASKYQLLKMQEDISLNVASAFLQILSNKEDLKVKKEQLAIDEKRFARSEEMVNAGTIPRGDLFDLKATVATDKQNIAVSENNLLISKLSLAQLLQLKEFADFDVVDNNNLADENNILAQTPVEIYNKAKDIRTELKLAQTNLEIAEKNVAIAKGAYQPTLSAFYNFNTRASYSDIITGSTPNTVNPTSQIGFVQGTNQPVLQNNYSPVLGGPAPIFDQFNDNKGQSFGLQLSVPIFNGFATRNNVERNRVSLEKSKIDLEQKSLDLQRNVYTAFTDAKAALNTYEASTVTLEARQQAYNYAKEKYDVGLMNSFDFTQAQTLLTNAQSDVIRTKYDYMFKIKILEFYFGIPIVPIITK; encoded by the coding sequence ATGAAAATAAATAAATATAATAGTCTGGTTTTTGCAATGTTATTCGGTTTTGGATTAACTGGACAAGCGCAATCAAAGCAATGGACACTTGAAGAATGTGTGAGATACGCATTAGAAAATAATATTACAATAAAATTGACGGAATTAGATTTGAAATCTGCCGCAATTGATAAAAAAGGTGCAATTGGAAATTATTTACCATCTGTAAATGCAAATGCATCACACTCCTGGAATATTGGTTTGAATCAGAATATTACAACGGGTCTACTAGAGAATCAAACAACACAATATTCATCTGTAGGAGCTTCTGTAGGTGTAGATATCTACAAAGGACTTCAGAATCAGAATAATTTAAGAAGAGCCAATCTTTCTATTGTGGCTTCAAAATATCAATTATTAAAAATGCAGGAAGACATTTCTTTGAATGTTGCCAGTGCATTTTTGCAGATATTGTCCAATAAAGAAGATTTAAAAGTTAAAAAAGAGCAATTGGCCATTGATGAAAAACGTTTTGCACGTTCTGAAGAGATGGTCAATGCAGGAACAATTCCTCGTGGTGATTTGTTTGATTTAAAGGCAACTGTTGCAACGGACAAACAGAATATTGCGGTTTCTGAAAACAATTTACTGATTTCTAAATTAAGTTTAGCGCAGCTTTTACAATTAAAAGAATTTGCTGATTTTGATGTTGTAGATAATAATAATCTGGCCGACGAAAACAATATTTTGGCACAGACACCGGTTGAAATTTACAACAAAGCAAAAGATATCAGAACTGAATTAAAACTGGCTCAGACGAACCTTGAAATTGCTGAAAAAAATGTAGCAATTGCAAAAGGAGCTTATCAGCCAACATTAAGTGCTTTTTACAATTTTAATACCAGAGCAAGTTATTCTGATATTATTACAGGATCAACTCCCAATACAGTAAACCCTACATCTCAAATTGGATTTGTTCAGGGAACAAACCAGCCGGTTTTACAAAATAATTATTCTCCGGTTCTTGGGGGTCCTGCTCCAATTTTTGATCAGTTTAATGACAATAAAGGACAGTCTTTTGGATTACAGCTTTCTGTTCCAATTTTTAATGGTTTTGCTACACGAAATAATGTTGAAAGAAACAGAGTAAGTTTAGAAAAATCTAAAATAGATTTAGAGCAAAAAAGTTTAGATTTGCAACGTAACGTTTATACTGCTTTTACAGATGCTAAAGCTGCTTTAAATACTTACGAAGCATCTACTGTAACTCTGGAAGCAAGACAACAGGCTTACAATTATGCAAAAGAAAAATATGATGTTGGTTTAATGAATTCATTTGATTTCACGCAAGCCCAGACATTATTGACAAATGCACAGTCTGATGTGATTAGAACAAAATACGATTATATGTTTAAAATTAAAATACTTGAATTTTATTTCGGAATTCCAATCGTTCCAATTATTACAAAATAA
- the tsaB gene encoding tRNA (adenosine(37)-N6)-threonylcarbamoyltransferase complex dimerization subunit type 1 TsaB → MSFILNIETATKNCSVSVAKDGKTIVCRELAEEGYSHAEKLHVFIEEVIAEAGISVQDLNAIAVSQGPGSYTGLRIGVSAAKGLCYALNIPLIAVDTLQTLASQAGVTDGKIIPMLDARRMEVYSEVFNADLTVERAIKAEVIDENSFQEYTAKLYFVGDCAEKCKVVLTKENFVFLEDIKYPSAQAMSKISFEKYQKSDTVDVAYFEPYYLKDFMITPPSKKE, encoded by the coding sequence TTGTCTTTTATTCTCAATATCGAAACGGCTACTAAAAATTGTTCAGTATCTGTCGCAAAAGATGGTAAAACCATTGTTTGCAGAGAACTTGCAGAGGAAGGATATTCGCATGCCGAAAAATTACATGTTTTTATTGAAGAAGTAATCGCTGAAGCAGGAATTTCTGTTCAGGATTTAAATGCAATTGCGGTAAGTCAGGGACCGGGATCTTATACCGGTTTGAGAATTGGTGTGTCGGCGGCAAAAGGATTGTGCTATGCCTTAAATATTCCATTAATAGCAGTTGATACACTTCAAACTTTAGCTTCTCAGGCAGGAGTTACAGACGGAAAAATTATTCCGATGTTAGATGCTCGCAGGATGGAAGTTTACAGTGAAGTTTTTAATGCAGATTTGACTGTTGAAAGAGCTATTAAAGCTGAAGTTATAGACGAGAACTCATTTCAGGAATATACAGCTAAACTTTACTTTGTTGGCGATTGTGCTGAAAAATGTAAAGTAGTTTTAACTAAAGAAAACTTTGTGTTTTTGGAAGATATAAAATATCCTTCGGCACAAGCTATGAGTAAAATTAGTTTTGAAAAGTATCAAAAAAGCGACACTGTAGATGTCGCTTATTTTGAACCTTACTATTTAAAAGATTTTATGATTACTCCTCCTTCTAAAAAAGAGTAA
- a CDS encoding DUF4403 family protein has protein sequence MKLTSIISIFTALAILTGCSTAQKLETLKPEPDDATPLVYDSSPSFINLPITIKLSDIENQTNALLNGLIYEDNNIEDDDIEMKIWKQGPIKIQNDPANPDKRIKTILPLKANIKYRIGTKKLGVELYDVREFNLNGTITLSSETALTNWKLTTKTEFKSIDWSESPTMNVFGKNMPITYLINPAISIFKGKLEKTIDEAIEKSMDFKPNVLQAVEKICTPFQMSDTYESWLRIVPIEIYSTNAKLKNDSFLLDMGMKCNMETIVGKQPDSKFNANKIVLKPVAKIPNQISANIAAISSYVDASKIMTKNFAGQEFGSGSKKITVKNVSIWHKDGKMVIALDVLGSINGTLYLNGFPSYNPQTKEIYFEKLDYVLDTKSKLMRTASWLGQGYILRKMEESCRYSIQPNLDEGKKNMAGYLKNYSPMPGVFVNGKMEDIQFDKIQLTNQAIIAFIKINGTVNVSVNGLK, from the coding sequence ATGAAGCTTACTTCTATTATTTCAATATTTACAGCACTTGCTATACTAACAGGCTGTTCTACTGCTCAAAAATTAGAAACTTTAAAACCGGAACCAGACGATGCAACTCCTTTGGTTTACGACAGCAGTCCTTCCTTTATCAATTTACCAATTACCATAAAATTAAGCGATATCGAAAATCAGACAAACGCCCTATTAAATGGTTTAATTTATGAAGACAATAACATTGAAGACGATGATATTGAAATGAAAATATGGAAACAAGGTCCAATCAAAATCCAGAACGATCCGGCAAATCCGGACAAAAGAATAAAAACAATTTTACCGCTTAAAGCGAATATTAAGTATCGCATTGGTACTAAAAAACTAGGTGTAGAATTGTACGACGTTAGAGAATTTAATCTAAACGGAACCATAACATTATCCAGTGAAACTGCTTTAACAAACTGGAAACTTACCACAAAAACCGAATTCAAATCGATTGACTGGAGCGAAAGCCCAACTATGAACGTTTTTGGTAAAAATATGCCGATTACTTATTTAATAAATCCGGCTATTTCTATTTTTAAAGGCAAATTGGAAAAAACAATTGATGAAGCTATTGAGAAATCTATGGATTTTAAACCAAATGTACTTCAGGCAGTTGAAAAAATATGTACACCATTCCAAATGAGTGATACTTATGAAAGTTGGCTTCGAATTGTTCCTATCGAAATCTACTCTACAAATGCCAAACTTAAAAATGATTCGTTTTTGCTTGATATGGGCATGAAATGCAATATGGAAACCATTGTAGGTAAACAGCCTGATTCAAAGTTTAATGCAAATAAAATTGTATTAAAACCGGTTGCCAAGATTCCGAATCAGATTTCGGCTAATATTGCTGCAATCTCGAGTTATGTTGACGCTTCGAAAATTATGACCAAGAATTTTGCCGGTCAGGAATTTGGTTCAGGAAGTAAAAAAATAACCGTAAAAAATGTTTCTATATGGCATAAAGATGGCAAAATGGTTATCGCGTTAGATGTTTTAGGATCTATCAACGGAACACTTTATTTGAATGGTTTTCCATCATACAATCCTCAGACAAAAGAAATTTACTTTGAGAAATTAGATTATGTATTAGATACTAAAAGCAAGTTGATGCGAACTGCAAGCTGGCTCGGACAAGGATACATTTTGAGAAAAATGGAAGAAAGCTGTCGCTATTCTATTCAGCCTAATTTGGATGAAGGCAAAAAAAACATGGCAGGTTATCTTAAAAATTATTCGCCAATGCCAGGTGTATTTGTAAATGGTAAAATGGAAGATATTCAGTTTGACAAAATCCAACTCACCAATCAAGCAATTATCGCTTTTATAAAGATAAACGGAACGGTTAATGTTTCGGTCAACGGATTGAAGTAA
- a CDS encoding efflux RND transporter periplasmic adaptor subunit — translation MKKKTVYLLLGIATFLIIALVVVKKGIIGNKDEGKEVEIAKVTASTIVETVSATGKIQPEIEVKIASMVSGEIIALNVKEGQVVKKGELLVKINPDLYTSGLERSVANLAGTKASLTQSDASFKEAKANYERNKTLYDKGVISKSDWDKAISTYEVAKATKQSAYYNVQSASASVTEARDNLGRTTIYSPADGTISVLNVELGERVLGTQQMAGTELLRVANLNNMEVEVDVNENDIVKIKIGDEANVEVDAYLKKKFKGVVTSISNSASTTLTSDQVTNFKVKVRILKDSYQDLLEGKPSTYSPFRPGMTATVDIITTTKTNVLAVPISSVVVKSDTTAVKEFKVEDPNEDKKAAPKSDKKFECVFVKVGDKAKIRIIKTGIQDDTNIEVTSGLKPGDVVITGPYTTVSKDLNSGDRVKLKTAEAPKK, via the coding sequence ATGAAGAAAAAAACAGTTTATCTCTTACTTGGTATAGCAACATTTCTTATAATAGCTTTAGTTGTGGTTAAAAAAGGGATAATAGGAAACAAAGACGAAGGAAAAGAAGTAGAAATTGCAAAAGTAACCGCTTCAACAATTGTGGAAACAGTGTCTGCAACAGGTAAAATTCAACCTGAAATTGAAGTTAAAATTGCTTCAATGGTTTCGGGTGAGATTATTGCGTTAAACGTAAAAGAAGGTCAGGTTGTTAAAAAAGGAGAATTATTAGTAAAAATAAACCCAGATTTATATACTTCAGGATTAGAAAGATCTGTTGCGAATTTAGCAGGAACAAAAGCTAGCTTAACACAATCAGATGCTAGTTTTAAAGAAGCAAAAGCAAATTATGAGCGTAACAAAACATTGTATGACAAAGGCGTAATTTCAAAATCAGACTGGGATAAAGCTATTTCGACATATGAAGTTGCAAAAGCTACAAAGCAGAGTGCTTATTATAATGTTCAGAGTGCTTCGGCATCGGTTACAGAAGCCAGGGATAATTTAGGACGTACGACAATATATTCTCCGGCAGACGGAACAATTTCTGTTTTGAATGTAGAGTTGGGAGAAAGAGTTTTAGGAACTCAACAGATGGCTGGTACTGAGCTTTTGCGTGTGGCGAACCTTAACAATATGGAAGTTGAAGTTGACGTAAACGAAAATGATATTGTCAAAATTAAAATTGGTGATGAAGCAAATGTTGAAGTCGATGCCTATCTAAAAAAGAAATTTAAAGGAGTTGTAACCAGTATTTCAAATTCAGCAAGTACAACTTTAACATCAGATCAGGTAACAAACTTTAAAGTTAAAGTTCGTATTTTAAAAGATTCTTATCAGGATTTACTGGAAGGAAAACCAAGTACGTATTCTCCTTTCAGACCCGGAATGACCGCTACGGTTGATATCATTACAACTACAAAAACAAACGTTCTGGCTGTGCCAATTAGTTCTGTTGTAGTAAAATCGGATACTACAGCTGTAAAAGAATTTAAAGTTGAAGATCCGAACGAAGATAAAAAAGCTGCTCCTAAAAGTGATAAGAAGTTCGAATGTGTATTTGTGAAAGTGGGTGATAAAGCTAAAATCAGAATCATTAAAACCGGAATTCAGGACGATACCAATATTGAGGTAACGTCTGGTTTAAAACCGGGTGATGTTGTAATAACCGGACCATACACTACAGTTTCTAAAGACCTTAATTCAGGAGACAGAGTAAAGCTTAAAACAGCAGAAGCTCCTAAAAAATAA
- a CDS encoding ABC transporter permease: MFNIERWQEIFEAISKNRLRTFLTGISVASGIFILVILLGAGKGLQNGIEKQFERDAAGIIEVWSGTTTKEYKGLNPGRQIQFRNSDYNQSVQKFEDKLDLRASTNNYWGQPFAYGKESGSYQFRGVNPDYGGIENLTIVQGRYINAKDIENNAKVAVIGMKLKTDLLKDKEAIGEEILINNINFKVVGVFTDPGGEREETRAYLPLTTVQKTFGGGDKISNLFFTLKKTKDYDEALAQSEKFTQDLKDLLKSKNMVAPEDDSGVGVYNSVKDAKQFYDLNLYIRLFFWWVGICTIIAGVVGVSNIMLIIVKERTKEIGIRKALGASPFSIISMILHESIFITTIAGFVGLLGSLLLLEFVGPMVQSEFFRNPEVDFSVALTTLILLVFAGAMAGFFPAYRAAKIKPIVALRDE, encoded by the coding sequence ATGTTTAATATTGAACGCTGGCAGGAAATATTTGAAGCTATTTCGAAAAACCGTTTGAGAACATTCCTGACGGGAATTTCTGTAGCTTCGGGGATTTTTATTTTGGTGATCTTACTTGGAGCAGGTAAAGGTCTTCAAAACGGAATTGAAAAACAATTTGAGCGTGATGCCGCAGGAATTATAGAAGTTTGGTCCGGAACTACAACTAAAGAATATAAAGGACTGAATCCCGGCAGACAAATTCAATTTAGAAATAGTGATTATAATCAATCTGTTCAAAAATTTGAGGACAAATTAGATTTAAGGGCTTCAACAAATAATTATTGGGGACAGCCTTTTGCTTATGGAAAAGAATCGGGTAGTTATCAGTTTAGGGGAGTTAATCCGGATTACGGCGGAATAGAGAATTTAACCATTGTTCAGGGACGTTATATAAATGCAAAAGACATTGAAAATAACGCAAAAGTAGCCGTTATTGGAATGAAACTAAAAACAGATCTTCTTAAAGATAAAGAGGCCATTGGAGAAGAAATCCTGATTAATAATATTAATTTTAAAGTAGTTGGAGTCTTTACTGATCCCGGTGGAGAAAGAGAAGAAACCCGTGCTTATTTGCCATTAACGACTGTCCAAAAAACGTTTGGCGGTGGAGATAAAATAAGCAATTTGTTTTTTACACTAAAAAAGACAAAAGATTATGATGAAGCTTTAGCGCAATCTGAAAAATTCACGCAGGATTTAAAAGATTTATTAAAAAGTAAAAATATGGTGGCTCCTGAGGATGATAGTGGTGTAGGAGTTTATAATTCGGTTAAAGATGCTAAGCAGTTTTACGATTTAAACCTATATATCAGACTCTTTTTCTGGTGGGTTGGTATTTGTACGATTATAGCCGGAGTAGTAGGAGTGAGTAATATCATGCTTATTATAGTGAAAGAAAGAACAAAAGAAATTGGAATTAGAAAAGCACTTGGAGCTTCACCATTTTCAATTATTTCAATGATTCTTCATGAATCAATATTTATCACTACCATTGCCGGATTTGTTGGATTATTAGGAAGTTTGCTTTTGCTGGAATTTGTAGGGCCTATGGTCCAGAGTGAATTTTTCAGAAATCCGGAAGTAGACTTTAGTGTGGCGTTGACAACCTTAATTTTGCTTGTATTTGCAGGTGCGATGGCAGGTTTTTTTCCAGCATACCGAGCAGCCAAAATTAAACCTATTGTAGCACTTAGAGACGAATAA
- a CDS encoding efflux RND transporter periplasmic adaptor subunit: MKKGVTVTILIFIAIVFFGALYYLYAKNQESPIVFKTEKAETKTIVKNTIATGNIQPDEEVLIKPNISGIIEEVYIKAGEKIKAGDMIAKIRVVANVSNVSNTQNQVQTAKIALDNQERLYKRQKTLFEKDVISANDFDAAQVAYNQARQTYLAAKQSLDIVKTGTTASFGSYANTLIRSTVNGMVLDVPVKVGNQVIESNNFNEGTTIASVADVGRMIFIGKIDESEVGKIKEKMPIEITIGAIENKKFEAVLNYIAPKGVTENGAIQFEIKAQMVNRDDIFIRAGLSANASIILEKADKVMAIKESLVQFDKKTQKPYVEIETTPQKFQRRDLVLGVSDGIYVQVKSGLKATDKIKIWNQGLINEGEKK, translated from the coding sequence ATGAAAAAAGGAGTAACCGTTACCATTTTAATATTTATTGCGATCGTTTTCTTTGGCGCACTTTATTATTTGTATGCTAAAAATCAGGAATCGCCAATTGTATTTAAAACGGAAAAAGCAGAAACGAAAACAATTGTAAAGAATACAATTGCGACTGGTAATATTCAGCCTGATGAAGAGGTATTAATCAAACCAAATATTTCAGGTATTATCGAAGAGGTGTATATCAAAGCAGGTGAAAAAATCAAAGCAGGAGATATGATTGCTAAAATTCGTGTTGTAGCAAACGTTTCTAATGTTAGTAATACACAGAATCAGGTTCAGACAGCTAAAATTGCTTTGGATAATCAGGAAAGACTATACAAAAGACAGAAAACTTTATTTGAAAAAGATGTAATTTCTGCTAATGATTTTGATGCTGCTCAGGTAGCTTATAATCAGGCTAGACAGACTTATCTTGCAGCAAAACAAAGTCTTGATATTGTTAAAACAGGAACAACTGCTTCTTTTGGAAGTTATGCTAATACTTTAATCCGTTCTACGGTTAACGGAATGGTTCTGGACGTTCCTGTAAAAGTTGGAAATCAGGTAATTGAAAGTAATAATTTTAATGAAGGAACTACAATTGCCAGTGTTGCAGATGTTGGAAGAATGATTTTTATTGGAAAAATTGATGAATCTGAAGTGGGGAAAATCAAAGAAAAAATGCCTATCGAAATCACGATTGGAGCTATTGAAAATAAAAAATTTGAAGCTGTTTTAAATTATATTGCGCCAAAAGGAGTAACAGAAAACGGAGCAATTCAGTTTGAAATTAAAGCTCAAATGGTAAACAGAGATGATATTTTTATTAGAGCCGGTTTAAGTGCAAATGCTTCAATTATATTAGAAAAAGCAGATAAGGTTATGGCGATAAAAGAATCATTGGTGCAATTTGACAAAAAAACACAAAAGCCTTATGTTGAGATTGAAACTACTCCGCAAAAATTCCAAAGAAGGGATTTGGTTCTTGGAGTGAGTGACGGAATATATGTTCAGGTTAAAAGCGGTTTAAAAGCTACAGATAAGATAAAAATCTGGAATCAGGGATTGATTAATGAAGGTGAAAAAAAATAA
- a CDS encoding T9SS type A sorting domain-containing protein, which yields MKKKFTFIFLCTVLFASAQMNCEEKLEKARKILDDKKLYKNYESLFQDMIVCAENGEPLAQNYAGLMYVYGLGVAKDESKGFAYVEKAAKSGNAVGEYNLGKLYSEGRGCTLDMNKAVEWYKKAISQNNQRAAYNLGYMYLKGFGVPQDYSQAVSWFQKSNYAMAKHWLGVCYYLGYGVSQNTEKALEYLYGNTTPNSVAFLKNIENEKRSKVLSQTENAIDEANKGTKKIESELIAESREIIIADETQNQKIKPKNILGEWTGRYIEYDWSGTTPLRVLPINISFSKKDKEALKTHIDFNGQTFYETVSLQENTLLVNNFKFKQEQLYAHDFKNDKLEYDVLGMSLSQKSYNNIPYLLVDVNSFIDYWREPGPPITMVLRPKNTLSGFDDEALLLALASQKTDFIKVYPVPFNEQLYVAFDLAAPAKIDLKLVNTATAQTVKTATANLEAGTQSFTLDTNNLPIGIYIVQIQENQKVHTKTIIKQ from the coding sequence ATGAAGAAAAAATTTACATTTATTTTTTTATGTACTGTTCTCTTTGCCTCGGCACAAATGAACTGTGAAGAAAAGCTTGAAAAAGCGAGGAAAATCCTGGACGACAAAAAACTGTATAAAAATTACGAAAGCCTGTTTCAGGATATGATTGTTTGTGCAGAAAATGGTGAACCATTGGCGCAGAACTATGCAGGTCTTATGTATGTATACGGTTTGGGCGTGGCAAAAGACGAATCTAAAGGTTTTGCTTATGTCGAAAAAGCGGCAAAAAGTGGCAATGCTGTAGGCGAGTACAATCTTGGGAAACTGTACAGTGAAGGGCGTGGCTGTACACTTGACATGAACAAAGCTGTTGAGTGGTACAAAAAAGCAATAAGCCAAAACAACCAGCGTGCAGCTTATAATTTAGGCTATATGTATCTAAAAGGTTTTGGCGTACCGCAAGACTACAGCCAAGCGGTATCATGGTTTCAGAAAAGTAATTATGCCATGGCAAAACACTGGTTGGGCGTTTGTTATTATTTAGGTTACGGTGTTTCCCAGAATACAGAAAAGGCATTAGAATACCTGTATGGAAACACAACGCCAAATAGTGTGGCCTTTTTAAAAAATATCGAAAACGAAAAACGTAGCAAGGTTTTAAGTCAAACAGAAAATGCGATTGATGAAGCCAATAAGGGCACTAAAAAAATTGAGTCTGAATTGATTGCTGAAAGCAGGGAAATTATAATTGCTGACGAAACACAAAACCAAAAAATAAAACCCAAAAACATATTGGGAGAATGGACAGGCCGTTACATAGAATACGATTGGTCTGGAACAACTCCATTACGAGTGTTGCCTATAAATATCAGTTTCAGCAAAAAGGATAAAGAAGCCTTAAAAACCCATATAGACTTTAACGGACAAACTTTTTACGAAACCGTATCGCTACAAGAAAATACATTGTTGGTGAACAATTTTAAATTTAAGCAGGAACAACTGTATGCACACGATTTTAAAAACGACAAATTAGAGTATGATGTTTTAGGAATGAGTCTAAGCCAGAAAAGTTATAACAATATACCTTACCTGCTTGTAGATGTAAATAGTTTTATAGATTATTGGAGAGAACCTGGTCCTCCAATTACTATGGTATTAAGACCCAAAAATACTCTTTCAGGTTTTGATGATGAAGCGCTATTGTTGGCACTGGCGTCGCAGAAAACAGATTTTATTAAAGTATATCCTGTACCTTTTAATGAGCAGCTTTATGTGGCTTTTGATCTTGCAGCACCTGCCAAAATAGATCTGAAACTAGTTAATACAGCCACTGCACAAACTGTAAAAACAGCCACAGCCAACCTAGAAGCAGGAACACAATCTTTTACTTTGGATACAAATAATCTGCCAATAGGAATTTATATAGTGCAGATACAAGAGAACCAAAAAGTACACACCAAAACCATTATAAAACAATAA